Part of the Actinomycetota bacterium genome is shown below.
CGTCAGGCGCGCGACCGAGAGGAGCGCCGCCACGATCCCGATCGGGACGTTGACGAAGAAGATCCACCGCCACCCCGCCGAGGTCGTCAGCACCCCGCCGATCAGGGGTCCGATGGCCACGGCGAGGCCGGTGGTGGCGCCCCAGATGCCGAACGCCGTGCCCCGCTCCCGCGGCGGGAAGGCGTGGTTGATGAGGGCGAGCGAGGTGGAGAACATAATCGCGCCGCCGATGCCCTGAATCCCCCGGAACACGATCAGGACCTCCGAGGTCGGCGCCAGCCCGCAGGCCAGCGACGACAGGGAGAACAGGGCGACCCCCACGATGAAGATGCGCTTGCGCCCCAGGATGTCCGAGAGGGCGCCCGCGTTCAGGACCAGGACGGCCAGCGCGAGAGCGTACGCGTCGATCACCCACTGGAGGTCCGTGAAGGTGGCGTGGAGGTCGTGGCGGATGGTGGGCAGCGCCACGTTCACCACGGTGATGTCGAGCAGCAGCATGAAGATGGAGACGCACACGAGCCCGAGCGTCCACCATCGGTGGGCGTCGCCCCTGCCCGCCTCCCCCGGAGGGCCGGCCTGGATGTCGGTTCGCGCCATCTCGAGCTCCATCGTCGACGCCCGTCGTGCGCCCGTTCGGATCAGGGCTTCGACGGAACCGAGACTACCGGAGGATCGGCCGGCCGGCGTTAGTGGGCGCCGCTAGCGGGTGGTGCGGGGGTGCAGCAGGCCGAAGGCCAGGCCCGTCCGTGAGGGCCGCCAGGAGGCTTCGATGATGTCCCCCGACACGCCGACGGTGGTCCATTCCTTCTCGCCGTCCGAGGAATCGATGAGCACCCGAACGGTGGCCGCCGTCCCCTCCTTCCCGTCCAGCACGCGGACGGCGTGACCTCGTTCCACGAGGACGCCACCCCCACCTGGGGACGGCCGAAGTCCTCCTCCGAGAAGCCGACGGCCCCGAGCATGGACCGGGCCGGGGCCCGCTCCGGCCCCTCTGTGACCTCACGGCTCCGGCCCCGCCACGCGTCGCTCCGCATCTCAGACCTCCTCGGGGAAACGAGAGAGGGAGCCTAGCCGCTCGACACGCGGATCGGGAAACCCGCGCTTCGGGTCTCAGCCAAAGGAGCAGTCGACGATGACCTTGTTCAGAGCGCGTTCGAGGAGGGTGAGCTCCTGATCATCGAGCTGGGCGACGAACAGCTTCGAGATCCCCCGGGCGTGGACGGGCGCGGTCTCGGCGAGCCGGGCGATGCCCGCCTCGGTGAGCGCCACCACGACACCACGGGCGTCGGTACCCGCTCTGTCCCGGCGGACGAGGCCCTCATCCTCCAGCCGGGCGACGCGACGGGACATGCCCGAGCGAGAGATGAGCGCCCGGGCCGCGAGCTCCGTCATGCGCAACTCACCGTGGGCGGCCGCCAGCTGAGCGAGCACGTCGAAGTCGGCCAGGGCCAGACCCGTCTCCCGTTCCAGATCCGTGTCGAGCCGGCGCATGAGCGTGGCGTGGGCGCGCAGCAGCGAGCGCCAGGCCTCGAGCCCACGGCGGCCCGGCACCTGATCCTCCACGAGCCTGTCGAAGAACTCTGCGACATCGCTCTCAGGAAGTATTTGCATGTGCACCTAGTTTGGGCGTAAAGTATTTGCAAGGGAAAGCATACAGGGGGCGGACCAGCCCCGGGAAAGGAGCGGCCGCCGTGTCCACCGAAGTGGAGTTCGACCTCGCTCAGTCCACCAGGCGTCGGTTCGGTACCGTGGCGGCCACCGAACGGGTTGCGCGGACCGCCGCCGCCCTGGAAGCGAACGGCATCCGAGCGATCCGGGCGGCGAACGCGGCCGAAGCGAAGCGAATCGTCCTGGATCTCATCCCGGATGGATCGCAGGTTCATCACGGCGCGTCGCAGTCGCTCGAGGTGTCCGGCATCACCGATGAGATCGAGAAGTCGGGCCGCTATGAACCGGTGCGCCCTCACATCGGAAGCCTGGACCGCACGACCCAGGCCGACGAGATCCGCCGCCTGTCTGCGGCGCCGGACGTGATGCTCGGGAGCGTCCACGCGGTCACCGAGACCGGTTCACTGCTGGCGGCCTCGATGGGCGGCAGTCAACTCGGACCGTACGCGAGCGGTGCAGGGCGAGTCATCCTCGTGGTGGGGACGCAGAAGATCGTGTCGGACCTCGAAGAAGGCCTGCGCCGGATCAACGAGTACTCGTTCCCTCTGGAGGATGCCCGCGCCCAGGCGGCGTACGGCATCCACAGCGCCGTGAACAAGGTCCTCATCATCAATCGCGAGATCATCCCCGAGCGCATCACCGTCGTCCTCGTCGACGAGGTCCTCGGGTTCTAGCAATGCCTGGATCGACGATGGGAGTCGGGATCATCGGGGTCAGCCCCGTCCGGGGCTGGGCTGCCACCGCCCACATTCCGGCACTGCGCGCGCTGCCGAACTACGAGATTCGGGCACTGAGCGCGCACAGCGAGGAATCCGCGCGCGCAGCGGGCGAAGCGTTCGGGGTCAGCGCGGTGTTCTCAGACCACGAGCAGGTGGTGACCCGAGCGGACGTCGACGTGGTCGCTGTTACGGTGAAGGTCCCGCACCATCGAGAGCTCGTCTCCGCCGCACTTGCCGCCGGCAAGGCCGTCTACTGCGAGTGGCCACTCGGTCGGGACCTCGACGACGCGCGAGCGATGGCCGCGCTCGCCGCCGAGCAAGGGGTTCGCACGGTCGTCGGGTTGCAGGCCCGCCAGGCGCCGGCGATCGAGCTCGTCCAACAGCTGCTCGGCGACGGATACGTCGGCGAGGTCCTCTCAACGACCATGGTGGGGCTGTCGGTCCTGGGCGACGTTCTGGTCCAGCCCAACGCCTACATGCTCGACAGGACAAACGGGGCCAACGTGCTCACGATCGCCGTCGGCCACAGCCTGGACATCCTCACCTACGTATTGGGCGAGTTCGCCGACCTGTCGGCCGTGTCGGATCTTCGGAGGCCGTTCATCACCATCGAAGAGACCGGGGAGCAGATCGTGAAAACGGCGGCCGACCAGATCGCGGTGATCGGCACCCTCACGTCCGGGGCGATCGCCAGCGTCCACGTCCGTGAGGCCGTGGCCGGCGGAACCGGGTTCCTGTGGGAGATCAACGGAACCGACGGAACGCTCCGGATCACCGCCGACGAGGCACAGCCCCAGATCTTTCCCCTGACCGTCTGGGGAGCACACGGGCAGAGCGAGCTCGCCGAGCTTGCCGTCCCGGCGGCGCTGACACAGAGATGGCCCGCGCTCACCAGCCTGGAAGGAGCGCCCGCCTTCAACGTCGGGCGTGCCTACGCGGCGTTCGCGGCAGACAAAGACGACGGAACCCACACCGTGCCGGACTTCGCCGACGCCGTCCGGCGCCACGAGGTCATCGCCGCCATCGAGAGGTCCGCGGAATCAGGGCAACGCGTGAAGGCGTAACCCGCTGCCCTCCCACGGCGGGATCGAGGTGGGCGACAGTCCGAGACGCTCGTAGTCCGCGGGTGAGCTCGCCATCACCACCCGTGGCGTCTGCCATCCGTCGATACGGGGAGGGCTAGACCGGGACCATCCGGCCGCTCGCGAAGAAGTAGCGCCGGAGCTTCGCGTAGTCCTCCCGGGGTCCGAGCGAGACGTTCTCGTATCCGATGAGCCCCGGCACGGTCCCCCGGTCCACCAGGGCCTTCATCGCCCGCCGGTTCTTCAGGCCGACGCCCGTGTCCGTGCCGGTCTTTCGGTAGAACATGCAGAAGCAGGTTCGGACGACGGGCCGGTCGAACAGCTCGACCAGGTCGGGCCACCGCTCCTTCGTGACGGGGTGCGCTTCGAACGCCATCCGGGCCAATCTACCGGCCGTGCCACGAGAAGTGCTGGTCGTCCCGGATGAAGGACCCAGAGCATGAGCTCATCGACCAAGGCCCGCGGTCAGCCGTGCGGACGGACTTCCACCAGGTCCCCGTCGATCCGCGCGTCGAAGATGGGGAGCCGCACGGTGGCCGGGCCACGCAGCACGCGGCCGTCCGTGAGCAGGAACGTGCTGCCGTGCAGCGGGCACACCACGGTCTTCAGGGAACCGGCGACCTTGACCACGCCGCGATCGAGGGGCGCGCCCTGGTGCGTGCACCGGTTGGCCGCGGCGAGGACCGAGTCGCCCATCCGGTACAGCAGGACCTCGGTCTCCCCGACCTGGACGCTCTTGGCCTTTCGCTCGGGCAGCTCCGCCAGCGGAATGGCCCGCATCCAGCCGCCGGCGATCTCGTCCGAACCCATGCTCATACCCTCGCGGCCCTGGCCGTGGCCCGTCCCGCTCCGAGCTCCCGGGAAAGACCCCGGGCCACCTCTTTCACCACCACCACCAGCGAGGAGTCCGGGCCCTTGGGGACCATGCGCTCCACGGGCCCGGTCACGCCGATCCCGCCGACGGCCGCGCCCCGGTTGTCGAACACGGGGGCGGCGATGGCTCCCTCGCCCACGATGGCCTCCTGGTCCTCCACGGCGAACCCCACCCGCTGGATCCGCTTCAGCTCCTGCTCGATCCCGGAGACGGTGGTGATGGTCCTGCCGGTGAGCGCCGGGAGGGGCCCGTCCACGAGCGCCTCGCGCGCCGGGGCGTCGAGGTGGCCCACGATGGCCTTGCCCGGGGCGCAGGCGTGCCACGGGATGGAGGCGCCCACCTCCAGCATCTGCACCGAGTTGTCCGGGCGGAAGACGTGGTGCACGATCAGCACGTTCGACCCGTACAGCACCCCCACCTTGACGCCCTCGTTGGCCCGGGCGGCCAGCGACTCCGCCCACAGCAGCGACCGGGCCCGGAGCTCGTGGTTGTCCAGGAACGCGTTCCCGAGCTGGAGGAGCGCGGGACCCAGGCGGTACTTTCCGGTCTCGGGGTCTTGCTCCACCAGCTCCTGGGCCTCCAGGGTCCGCAGGAGCCCGTGGACGGTGGGCTTGGCCAGGCCCAGGCGGTCCGACAGCTCGGTGATGCCGAGGCGGGGGACGCCCGACCCGAGGGCTTTCAGGATCTGCGCCGCCCGCTCC
Proteins encoded:
- a CDS encoding MarR family winged helix-turn-helix transcriptional regulator — encoded protein: MPGRRGLEAWRSLLRAHATLMRRLDTDLERETGLALADFDVLAQLAAAHGELRMTELAARALISRSGMSRRVARLEDEGLVRRDRAGTDARGVVVALTEAGIARLAETAPVHARGISKLFVAQLDDQELTLLERALNKVIVDCSFG
- a CDS encoding lactate utilization protein, which gives rise to MSTEVEFDLAQSTRRRFGTVAATERVARTAAALEANGIRAIRAANAAEAKRIVLDLIPDGSQVHHGASQSLEVSGITDEIEKSGRYEPVRPHIGSLDRTTQADEIRRLSAAPDVMLGSVHAVTETGSLLAASMGGSQLGPYASGAGRVILVVGTQKIVSDLEEGLRRINEYSFPLEDARAQAAYGIHSAVNKVLIINREIIPERITVVLVDEVLGF
- a CDS encoding Rieske (2Fe-2S) protein, which encodes MGSDEIAGGWMRAIPLAELPERKAKSVQVGETEVLLYRMGDSVLAAANRCTHQGAPLDRGVVKVAGSLKTVVCPLHGSTFLLTDGRVLRGPATVRLPIFDARIDGDLVEVRPHG
- a CDS encoding Gfo/Idh/MocA family oxidoreductase — translated: MPGSTMGVGIIGVSPVRGWAATAHIPALRALPNYEIRALSAHSEESARAAGEAFGVSAVFSDHEQVVTRADVDVVAVTVKVPHHRELVSAALAAGKAVYCEWPLGRDLDDARAMAALAAEQGVRTVVGLQARQAPAIELVQQLLGDGYVGEVLSTTMVGLSVLGDVLVQPNAYMLDRTNGANVLTIAVGHSLDILTYVLGEFADLSAVSDLRRPFITIEETGEQIVKTAADQIAVIGTLTSGAIASVHVREAVAGGTGFLWEINGTDGTLRITADEAQPQIFPLTVWGAHGQSELAELAVPAALTQRWPALTSLEGAPAFNVGRAYAAFAADKDDGTHTVPDFADAVRRHEVIAAIERSAESGQRVKA
- a CDS encoding IclR family transcriptional regulator, whose product is MIQSVERAAQILKALGSGVPRLGITELSDRLGLAKPTVHGLLRTLEAQELVEQDPETGKYRLGPALLQLGNAFLDNHELRARSLLWAESLAARANEGVKVGVLYGSNVLIVHHVFRPDNSVQMLEVGASIPWHACAPGKAIVGHLDAPAREALVDGPLPALTGRTITTVSGIEQELKRIQRVGFAVEDQEAIVGEGAIAAPVFDNRGAAVGGIGVTGPVERMVPKGPDSSLVVVVKEVARGLSRELGAGRATARAARV